In a single window of the Mesorhizobium shangrilense genome:
- the tssL gene encoding type VI secretion system protein TssL, long form produces MSSKDDPFGSGGKTVIRPNPGGALRPEQFKPSPMPGSSNGNERPSEPTVFAPQQARQPAPGAPGRQDPASPFADPAKRYSVPDAEDDWMKGGAGSAFFPGSAEPGQPVEPVEKIPLEVALNARDGGEYSAANPITTAAAPLLILLGRLRLMIIDMQAVPLMNHVANAIREFERKVTEAGVPAEDVRIAKYALCGTADDIVQNLPGTDRHVWMQYSMLAQFFQVRTSGVGFFEALNKLLANPAQHFDLLELMHACLSLGFEGQYRGMAGGDRDLQRVRRDVYETLRHLKSRPDEDISPRWQGMAKLMSNLGPRIPLWAIAAAVIALLAGIYFLLRLLIGNDGDALADKLLALNPNEPITIERAAFTPYVEELRDQTQLERIRAALAPEIAAGGLDVVGKGDFIVVEINNLLLFASGRAEVKDEFAPIADRIAAALEPEPGPIRIIGHTDIVKPKRSSAFKSNYDLSVARAKSVAAVIEPKISDPSRLAVEGRGEDDPVADNATPEGRAKNRRVDLMIPREETLNLTNAAAPQAVQP; encoded by the coding sequence ATGAGCTCCAAGGACGATCCCTTTGGCTCAGGCGGCAAGACGGTCATTCGACCGAACCCCGGCGGCGCGCTGCGTCCGGAACAGTTCAAGCCCTCCCCGATGCCTGGATCGTCCAACGGAAACGAACGTCCCTCCGAGCCGACCGTGTTTGCGCCCCAGCAGGCGCGGCAGCCCGCGCCCGGCGCGCCGGGCCGCCAGGATCCGGCCAGTCCGTTTGCCGATCCGGCGAAGCGCTACAGCGTGCCCGACGCCGAAGACGACTGGATGAAGGGCGGCGCGGGCAGCGCCTTCTTCCCCGGCAGCGCAGAGCCCGGCCAGCCTGTCGAGCCCGTCGAGAAGATCCCGCTTGAGGTGGCGCTCAACGCCCGCGACGGCGGCGAATACTCGGCCGCCAATCCGATCACGACCGCGGCTGCGCCGCTGCTGATCCTCCTCGGCAGGCTGCGCCTCATGATCATCGACATGCAGGCCGTGCCGCTGATGAACCATGTGGCGAACGCGATCCGCGAATTCGAGCGCAAGGTCACCGAAGCCGGCGTTCCGGCCGAAGATGTCCGCATCGCCAAATACGCGCTGTGCGGCACCGCCGACGACATCGTCCAGAACCTGCCGGGCACCGACAGGCACGTCTGGATGCAGTACTCGATGCTGGCGCAGTTCTTCCAGGTGCGCACTTCCGGCGTCGGCTTCTTCGAGGCGCTGAACAAGCTGCTGGCCAATCCGGCCCAGCACTTCGACCTGCTCGAACTGATGCATGCCTGCCTGTCCCTCGGCTTCGAGGGCCAGTACCGGGGCATGGCGGGCGGCGACCGCGACCTGCAGCGCGTGCGCCGCGACGTCTACGAGACGCTGCGCCACCTCAAGTCGCGCCCCGATGAGGACATCTCGCCCCGCTGGCAGGGCATGGCGAAGCTGATGTCGAACCTCGGTCCGCGCATCCCGCTGTGGGCGATCGCCGCGGCCGTCATTGCGCTGCTGGCCGGCATATACTTCCTGCTGCGACTGCTCATCGGCAATGACGGGGACGCCCTGGCCGACAAGCTGCTGGCGCTCAATCCGAACGAGCCGATTACCATCGAGCGAGCCGCCTTCACGCCCTATGTCGAGGAGCTGCGCGACCAGACCCAACTGGAGCGCATCCGCGCCGCCCTCGCCCCCGAGATCGCCGCCGGCGGCCTCGACGTCGTCGGCAAAGGCGACTTCATCGTCGTCGAGATCAACAACCTCCTGCTCTTCGCCTCCGGGCGAGCCGAGGTGAAGGATGAGTTCGCGCCGATCGCCGACCGCATAGCCGCCGCACTGGAGCCGGAGCCCGGGCCGATCAGGATCATCGGCCACACCGACATCGTGAAGCCGAAAAGGTCGAGCGCCTTCAAGTCCAACTACGACCTGTCGGTGGCGCGAGCGAAATCGGTGGCAGCCGTCATTGAACCGAAGATCAGCGATCCGTCCCGCCTGGCCGTCGAAGGCAGGGGCGAAGACGACCCGGTGGCCGACAACGCGACGCCCGAAGGCCGCGCCAAAAACCGCCGTGTCGACCTGATGATCCCGCGAGAGGAAACGCTGAACCTGACGAACGCGGCCGCTCCGCAGGCGGTGCAGCCATGA
- the tssK gene encoding type VI secretion system baseplate subunit TssK, translated as MSWYSKVAWSEGLFLRQHHLQQNDRYYERLLESRVAQISPYPWGFSQIEIDRDLAQQNKFALRRATGVFQDGTPFDMPGTSPLPEPIDMPEGIDRQLVWLTLPVATVNGREVDMPEASSGSRYARDLETVIDSASSLFVEQEIEVAHPRVEFEVRKTPKPGFHSLKAARVLEVRDKTIVFDETFAPPVLVTHAHPVVSGWIDRVIGWVDTKLETLARYAADPSSGGGLQTFDYFMLQMLNREINVLKHMRGSKYVHPVEAYRQLLRMSGELWTFSPKRLAAEYGEYDQDSLDTVFEPVLGDIQRLLSLDIGRAIRLNLIERAPNAFIAQVTDRALFRNATFVIEVAASRPLTQIQQQFPALCKVGPNTRMNEIVQTHLPGIELVHMPTPPRQIRAISDHVYFYLDKSSPLWPEFSQATSMGLHFAGEWPGLQLDLWAIMEDRR; from the coding sequence ATGTCCTGGTATAGCAAGGTAGCCTGGTCGGAGGGACTGTTCCTGCGGCAGCATCATCTGCAGCAGAACGACCGCTATTACGAACGGCTGCTGGAAAGCCGCGTCGCGCAGATCTCCCCCTACCCCTGGGGCTTTTCGCAGATCGAGATCGATCGCGACTTGGCGCAGCAGAACAAGTTCGCGCTCCGCCGGGCGACCGGCGTCTTCCAGGACGGCACGCCCTTCGACATGCCGGGCACCAGCCCCCTGCCCGAACCCATCGACATGCCGGAGGGCATCGACCGCCAGCTCGTCTGGCTCACCCTGCCAGTCGCCACCGTCAATGGCCGCGAAGTCGACATGCCGGAAGCGTCGAGCGGCAGCCGCTACGCGCGCGATCTCGAAACCGTGATCGATTCCGCCTCCAGCCTGTTCGTCGAACAGGAGATCGAGGTTGCGCATCCGCGCGTCGAGTTCGAGGTGCGCAAGACGCCCAAGCCTGGCTTTCATTCGCTCAAGGCGGCGCGCGTGCTGGAGGTGCGCGACAAGACGATCGTCTTCGACGAGACCTTCGCCCCGCCGGTGCTGGTGACGCATGCGCACCCGGTCGTCTCCGGCTGGATCGATCGCGTGATCGGCTGGGTCGACACCAAGCTCGAGACGCTTGCACGCTACGCCGCCGACCCGAGCTCGGGCGGCGGCCTCCAAACATTCGACTACTTCATGCTTCAGATGCTCAATCGCGAGATCAACGTGCTGAAGCACATGCGGGGCTCGAAATACGTGCACCCGGTGGAGGCCTACAGGCAACTGCTGCGCATGTCGGGCGAATTGTGGACGTTCTCGCCCAAGCGCCTTGCCGCGGAATACGGAGAGTACGACCAGGATTCGCTCGACACCGTCTTCGAGCCGGTGCTTGGCGACATCCAGCGCCTGCTCAGCCTCGACATCGGCCGCGCCATCAGGCTGAACCTGATCGAGCGCGCGCCGAACGCCTTCATCGCGCAGGTGACGGACCGGGCTCTTTTCCGCAACGCGACCTTCGTCATCGAGGTGGCGGCAAGCCGGCCGCTGACCCAGATCCAGCAGCAGTTCCCGGCGCTCTGCAAGGTGGGGCCCAACACCCGCATGAACGAGATCGTGCAGACGCATCTGCCCGGCATCGAACTCGTCCACATGCCGACGCCGCCGCGCCAGATCAGGGCGATCTCCGACCACGTCTACTTCTATCTCGACAAATCCTCCCCGCTCTGGCCCGAATTCAGCCAGGCGACCAGCATGGGCCTGCACTTCGCCGGCGAGTGGCCGGGCCTGCAACTCGATCTTTGGGCCATCATGGAAGACCGACGATGA
- the tssM gene encoding type VI secretion system membrane subunit TssM yields the protein MRAWLVTIAIWLALVAFVLAVWFGGPMIGFGDVHPLEPVWPRALIIAIVLLCVGGYYGVRYWRKRKAQKALEAAVAETEAATGDARVLGERMTEALETLKRSSGKRNFLYELPWYIIIGPPGAGKTTALVNSGLKFPLAGPEGAKAVAGVGGTRYCDWWFTEEAVLIDTAGRYTTQDSDVDADKKSWLSFLSLLKKNRVKQPINGVIVAISLEDLMKLSGEELSAHAAAIRKRLLEIHNELKIDFPVYALFTKADLIAGFMEYFGNFTENRRRRVWGATFQTEDRRKNLVGQVPAEFDDLVKRLTEEVTDRLHEEADPIARIAIFGFPAQFATLKERVADFLNRIFEPTRYQVNANLRGFYFSSGTQEGTPIDQVLGAIGRSYGSQSAAAHMSGTGRSFFLRDLLTKVIFAESGWVSLDAAAMRRAAILRYGGIAALALVAIGALGAWGISFASNKTLINSTDNAVEQYRVNADAQLKSNTIADVDLEIVVGVLNTLRTLPVGYENRDASTPTRETFGLSQRGRLLSASETTYRRALERMFRSRLILQMERTIEANMNDPVVLYEALKVYLMLGGKAPRTEDELIVAWMNQDWQDRYPGPANRKGREELEQHLRAMLELDDGHDPLFELNGPLIESAQRSLGRMNMADRAYALIKSATYAAPMEDFSVAARAGPDASLVFETMDGSDLSAIAVPGLYTYAGFNDFFLTQLSAVADKIADEQWVMGEIGQQQGIEEQFQRLGPELLDRYGKDFVEAWNAALDNVKLKAMSADKPQYVTLSAASSPTSPIRQLFEAVAHETMLTHEPEGEAQAADGDADVDAAVDAATTKVVGKVASRAGGLARIGIDLAVKKSNSRAGGAFANAATQVPGANIEAQFREFHMLVDGEAGKRPIDALIQNFYEVYQSLVLAATNPSQAERANANLQLQVVNLRANASRLPKQLARMVNAAVDDFEGDAANTSIAQLNQMLVATVTRPCEQVIANRFPFSRKSGRDVPMADFARLFAPNGVIDRFYAQNLAPLADMTGDNWVWKQDTRLGRELSNPALKEFQRASKIRDAFFPQGGSMPAVAMTFTPFSLHGEVQMALLDINSQVVQSQQVGGIPYQVTWPGSMASGSVNLSFQPQIPGRQSAINFDGPWALMRLFDAGSVTKRGDNIMARFVVGGRDVAYTIQVGAIDNPFFLPALSEFSCPAGL from the coding sequence ATGAGGGCGTGGCTTGTCACCATCGCCATCTGGCTGGCGCTCGTCGCCTTCGTTCTGGCTGTCTGGTTCGGCGGACCAATGATCGGCTTCGGGGACGTCCACCCGCTGGAGCCGGTCTGGCCGCGCGCTCTGATCATCGCCATCGTCCTGCTCTGCGTGGGCGGCTACTACGGCGTCCGCTACTGGCGCAAGCGCAAGGCGCAGAAGGCGCTGGAAGCCGCCGTCGCCGAAACCGAAGCCGCGACCGGCGACGCCAGGGTGCTGGGCGAGCGCATGACCGAGGCGCTGGAAACGCTGAAGCGCTCCAGCGGCAAGCGCAACTTCCTCTACGAGCTTCCCTGGTACATCATCATCGGTCCGCCAGGTGCCGGCAAGACGACAGCGCTGGTGAACTCCGGACTGAAGTTCCCTCTGGCCGGCCCCGAGGGTGCGAAGGCTGTCGCCGGCGTGGGCGGCACGCGCTACTGCGACTGGTGGTTTACGGAAGAAGCCGTGCTGATCGACACGGCTGGCCGCTACACCACCCAGGACTCCGACGTGGACGCAGACAAGAAGAGCTGGCTGTCCTTCCTGTCCCTCCTGAAGAAGAACCGTGTGAAGCAGCCGATCAACGGCGTCATCGTCGCCATCAGCCTCGAAGACCTGATGAAGCTCAGCGGCGAGGAACTGAGCGCCCACGCCGCCGCCATCCGCAAGCGCCTGCTGGAGATCCACAACGAGCTGAAGATCGATTTTCCGGTCTATGCGCTGTTCACCAAGGCCGACCTGATCGCCGGCTTCATGGAGTATTTCGGCAACTTCACGGAGAACCGGCGTCGCAGGGTGTGGGGGGCGACCTTCCAGACCGAGGACCGCAGGAAGAATCTGGTCGGCCAGGTTCCGGCGGAATTCGACGACCTGGTCAAGCGACTGACCGAAGAAGTCACCGACCGGCTGCATGAGGAAGCCGACCCCATCGCGCGCATCGCCATCTTCGGCTTCCCCGCGCAGTTCGCGACGCTCAAGGAACGCGTCGCCGATTTCCTCAACCGCATCTTCGAGCCCACCCGCTACCAGGTGAACGCCAACCTGCGCGGCTTCTATTTCTCCTCCGGCACGCAGGAAGGCACGCCGATCGACCAGGTCCTGGGCGCCATCGGCCGCAGCTACGGCAGCCAGTCGGCCGCGGCCCACATGTCCGGAACCGGCAGGAGTTTTTTCCTGCGCGATCTGCTGACGAAGGTCATCTTCGCGGAGTCCGGCTGGGTGTCCCTCGATGCGGCGGCGATGCGGCGCGCAGCCATCCTGCGCTATGGCGGCATCGCCGCACTCGCCCTTGTCGCGATCGGCGCGCTCGGCGCATGGGGCATCAGCTTCGCGAGCAACAAGACGCTGATCAATTCGACCGACAACGCCGTCGAGCAGTACCGCGTCAACGCAGACGCACAGCTGAAGAGCAACACCATCGCCGACGTCGACCTGGAGATCGTGGTCGGCGTGCTCAACACGCTGCGCACCCTGCCGGTCGGCTACGAAAACCGGGACGCCTCCACGCCGACCAGGGAAACCTTCGGCCTCAGCCAGCGCGGGCGGCTGCTGTCGGCTTCGGAGACCACTTACCGGCGTGCACTGGAGCGCATGTTCCGCTCCCGCCTCATTCTCCAGATGGAGCGCACCATCGAAGCCAACATGAACGACCCGGTCGTGCTCTACGAGGCGCTCAAGGTCTACCTGATGCTTGGCGGCAAGGCGCCGAGGACGGAGGACGAGCTGATCGTCGCCTGGATGAACCAGGACTGGCAGGATCGCTATCCCGGCCCGGCCAACCGCAAGGGGCGCGAGGAATTGGAGCAGCACCTGCGGGCCATGCTGGAGCTTGACGACGGGCACGACCCGCTGTTCGAGCTCAACGGTCCCCTGATCGAATCCGCCCAGCGCTCGCTTGGCCGTATGAACATGGCCGACCGGGCCTATGCGCTGATCAAGTCGGCCACCTACGCCGCGCCGATGGAGGATTTCTCGGTCGCCGCCCGCGCCGGTCCCGACGCCAGCCTGGTGTTCGAGACGATGGACGGAAGCGATCTCTCCGCCATCGCGGTGCCGGGGCTCTACACCTATGCCGGCTTCAACGACTTCTTCCTGACCCAGTTGTCTGCGGTCGCCGACAAGATCGCGGACGAGCAATGGGTCATGGGCGAGATCGGCCAGCAGCAGGGTATTGAGGAGCAATTCCAGCGGCTTGGCCCCGAACTCCTCGACCGCTACGGAAAGGATTTCGTCGAGGCGTGGAACGCCGCGCTGGACAATGTGAAGCTCAAGGCCATGTCGGCGGACAAGCCTCAGTATGTCACGCTGTCCGCCGCATCCTCGCCGACCTCCCCGATCAGGCAGCTCTTCGAGGCGGTCGCGCACGAGACCATGCTGACCCACGAGCCAGAAGGCGAAGCCCAGGCCGCCGACGGCGACGCGGATGTGGACGCAGCGGTCGATGCGGCCACAACGAAGGTCGTCGGCAAGGTGGCCTCGCGCGCCGGTGGCCTTGCCCGGATCGGCATCGACCTTGCGGTCAAGAAATCGAACAGCCGCGCCGGCGGCGCATTCGCCAACGCCGCCACGCAGGTTCCGGGCGCCAATATCGAGGCGCAGTTCCGCGAGTTCCACATGCTGGTCGACGGCGAAGCGGGCAAGCGCCCGATCGACGCGCTGATCCAGAACTTCTACGAGGTGTATCAAAGCCTCGTGCTTGCGGCGACCAACCCCTCGCAGGCCGAGCGCGCCAACGCCAACCTTCAGCTCCAGGTGGTCAATCTGCGCGCCAACGCCTCGCGACTTCCGAAGCAGCTTGCACGCATGGTCAACGCCGCGGTCGACGATTTCGAGGGCGACGCCGCCAACACCTCGATTGCGCAGCTCAACCAGATGCTGGTCGCGACCGTCACGCGCCCCTGCGAGCAGGTGATCGCCAACCGCTTCCCGTTCTCCCGCAAGAGCGGCCGCGACGTGCCGATGGCCGACTTCGCACGGCTGTTTGCGCCCAACGGGGTGATCGACCGCTTCTACGCGCAAAACCTCGCGCCGCTTGCCGACATGACGGGCGACAACTGGGTCTGGAAGCAGGACACGCGGCTGGGGCGCGAGCTCTCGAACCCGGCGCTCAAGGAGTTCCAGCGCGCCTCGAAGATCCGCGACGCATTCTTCCCGCAGGGCGGCTCGATGCCGGCCGTGGCGATGACCTTCACGCCCTTCTCGCTGCACGGCGAAGTCCAGATGGCGCTGCTCGACATCAACTCGCAGGTCGTGCAGAGCCAGCAGGTGGGCGGTATCCCCTACCAGGTCACCTGGCCGGGCAGCATGGCGTCGGGTTCCGTCAATCTGAGCTTCCAGCCC